In Streptomyces nojiriensis, one genomic interval encodes:
- a CDS encoding ABC transporter permease: MLTIALRSARDRWVTFVGSFVALALGVGLIATMGLGLAATLEAPQRLPERFAQAPVVVRGDDVLRVPVPGGERTGRLAHPRPVTPELARRLAALGPTTEDRSFPVRAEGGPEQLVGHPWSVAAFAPYTLDAGRSPRSDGEVVTTGWARPGARIGTDHGSVTVVGTVADRGFEDAVFWTDARAARLSPVVDQLVVAADPTAVQDAVGEAVRALPGRDADVRVLTGRDRRHADPDPERDSEALLAVNAALGTAGGVTGFVSVFVVASTFAFAVARRRKEFALLRAAGATPGRIRRTVAAEALLLGAVASATGCLLGAYGAPVLVSYLVDEGFAPRWFAVGDATWPFHAAFWAGLLVALAGVVAASWRAGRVAPCEALREAAHETRTMTPGRWILGAGLLLAGLGTLAHSLLTDPSDLLHRKTYTSRPMLFIVAFALLSPVLVRPLVRLIAWLPARLPGAGGMLIRENAAAGIRRTAAVAAPVLVTVALAGSLLGTTATLNGAEAAEIRRLTTADHVVTAGPGGFDPAAVERIRAVPGTEISATAATAVHVLEEGTALIRSDARAADPEALARTARLPLTAGSVTDLDDDSIIVTAEWERHTVGSTVEVWLGDGTRRTLRIAAVMSVGTGGNGAYVTPANAPGATVDRIDVRLAPGADGAAVGAALAEAARQAGGRVLTKDRWVAENRPGTARTTRTGFLLVLGIALLYTGIALAGTLVMATSDRARDFAVLRLAGATRRQVLRLVAGESLLVVLVGTVTGTLVAVLNLAGVRAALGLLDVRSALVVPWGALGTTSGACAAVAVVSAVVPAALCLRRRAVETAGVRD; the protein is encoded by the coding sequence GTGCTGACCATCGCCCTGCGCTCCGCGCGCGACCGCTGGGTCACCTTCGTCGGAAGCTTCGTGGCCCTGGCCCTCGGCGTCGGCCTCATCGCCACCATGGGCCTCGGGCTCGCCGCCACTCTGGAGGCCCCGCAGCGCCTCCCGGAGCGGTTCGCCCAGGCCCCCGTCGTCGTCAGGGGAGACGACGTGCTGCGCGTCCCCGTCCCGGGCGGGGAACGCACCGGCAGGCTCGCCCACCCCCGGCCCGTCACCCCCGAGCTCGCCCGGCGGCTGGCCGCCCTCGGCCCGACCACCGAGGACCGGTCCTTCCCCGTCCGCGCCGAGGGCGGGCCGGAGCAACTGGTCGGCCATCCCTGGTCGGTCGCCGCCTTCGCCCCGTACACCCTCGACGCGGGCCGCTCCCCGCGCTCCGACGGCGAGGTCGTCACCACCGGCTGGGCCCGGCCAGGGGCCCGGATCGGCACCGACCACGGCTCCGTGACCGTGGTCGGCACCGTCGCCGACCGCGGCTTCGAGGACGCCGTGTTCTGGACCGACGCCCGCGCCGCCCGGCTCTCGCCCGTCGTCGACCAACTCGTCGTCGCCGCCGACCCGACCGCCGTGCAGGACGCCGTAGGGGAGGCCGTACGTGCACTCCCGGGCCGGGACGCCGACGTACGGGTCCTGACCGGCCGGGACCGCCGCCACGCCGACCCCGACCCCGAGCGCGACAGCGAGGCCCTGCTCGCCGTGAACGCCGCACTCGGCACCGCGGGCGGCGTCACCGGCTTCGTCTCGGTGTTCGTCGTCGCGTCCACCTTCGCGTTCGCGGTCGCCCGGCGCCGCAAGGAGTTCGCCCTGCTGCGCGCGGCAGGCGCCACCCCGGGCCGGATCCGCCGCACGGTGGCCGCCGAGGCGCTGCTGCTCGGCGCGGTGGCCTCGGCCACAGGCTGCCTGCTCGGGGCCTACGGGGCGCCCGTGCTCGTCTCGTACCTGGTGGACGAGGGCTTCGCACCCCGCTGGTTCGCCGTCGGCGACGCCACCTGGCCCTTCCACGCGGCCTTCTGGGCCGGGCTGCTCGTCGCCCTCGCGGGAGTCGTCGCCGCCTCCTGGCGGGCGGGCCGGGTCGCCCCCTGCGAGGCACTGCGCGAAGCCGCCCACGAGACGCGGACCATGACCCCGGGCCGCTGGATCCTCGGCGCCGGACTGCTGCTGGCGGGCCTCGGCACCCTCGCCCACTCCCTGCTGACCGACCCGTCGGACCTGCTCCACCGCAAGACCTACACCAGCCGCCCGATGCTGTTCATCGTCGCCTTCGCGCTGCTGTCGCCGGTCCTGGTACGGCCGCTGGTCCGGCTGATCGCCTGGCTCCCCGCCCGGCTGCCGGGCGCCGGCGGGATGCTGATCCGGGAGAACGCGGCGGCCGGCATCCGCCGTACGGCGGCCGTCGCCGCCCCCGTCCTGGTCACCGTGGCCCTCGCCGGATCCCTGCTGGGCACCACCGCCACGCTGAACGGGGCCGAGGCCGCCGAGATCCGGCGGCTGACCACCGCCGACCACGTCGTCACGGCCGGCCCGGGCGGGTTCGATCCGGCCGCGGTCGAGCGGATCCGGGCCGTGCCCGGAACGGAGATCTCCGCCACCGCGGCGACCGCCGTCCACGTGCTGGAGGAGGGCACGGCGCTGATCCGCTCCGACGCCCGCGCCGCGGACCCCGAGGCCCTCGCCCGGACCGCCCGACTGCCCCTGACGGCCGGTTCGGTCACCGACCTCGACGACGACTCGATCATCGTCACCGCGGAATGGGAGCGGCACACCGTCGGATCCACCGTCGAGGTGTGGCTCGGCGACGGCACCCGCAGGACCCTGCGGATCGCCGCCGTGATGAGCGTCGGCACCGGCGGCAACGGGGCCTACGTCACCCCCGCCAACGCCCCCGGCGCGACGGTGGACCGGATCGACGTACGCCTCGCCCCGGGCGCGGACGGCGCTGCGGTCGGCGCCGCGCTGGCCGAGGCCGCCCGGCAGGCCGGGGGCCGCGTCCTGACCAAGGACCGGTGGGTGGCCGAGAACCGGCCCGGGACCGCACGCACCACCCGGACCGGCTTCCTGCTGGTCCTCGGCATCGCCCTGCTCTACACGGGGATCGCGCTCGCCGGCACCCTGGTCATGGCCACCTCGGACCGGGCCCGCGACTTCGCGGTGCTGCGCCTGGCCGGAGCCACCCGCCGGCAGGTCCTGCGGCTGGTGGCGGGGGAGTCCCTGCTGGTCGTCCTCGTCGGCACGGTCACCGGAACCCTGGTCGCCGTACTGAACCTGGCCGGCGTCCGGGCGGCACTGGGCCTCCTGGACGTCAGGAGCGCCCTGGTGGTCCCGTGGGGCGCCCTCGGTACGACGTCCGGCGCCTGCGCGGCCGTGGCGGTGGTCTCCGCAGTCGTCCCGGCCGCGCTGTGCCTGCGGCGCAGGGCGGTCGAGACGGCGGGCGTGCGTGACTAG
- a CDS encoding ATP-grasp domain-containing protein, producing MATTTATTTTVLYCRDPLNERRADAHFAAEARQLRAAGGTALLIDHDALLAGDAERAVARVPEGTGAVWYRGWMIPSGHYAALDAALRRRGGELAVTPEAYRRAHELPGWYETFAGLTPVSGWLPAGPGEVPDPEGLAALAAGLPPGAAVVKDYVKSRKHEWDEACYAPDLADPAALHRVVARFVELQGEFLAGGVVVRAFEHFVTPRAAAAEVRVWWRDGAPRLVTAHPDSPVAEVPEAPFEPALEPALEPVRAAVEALGCPFVTTDLALRADGVWRVVEVGDGQVSDLHREADQAAFVRLLTADQAPLHAPAPSGTTPA from the coding sequence ATGGCTACGACAACCGCGACCACCACCACCGTCCTCTACTGCCGCGACCCGTTGAACGAGCGCCGGGCCGACGCCCACTTCGCGGCGGAGGCCCGGCAGTTGCGGGCCGCCGGGGGAACGGCCCTGCTCATCGACCACGACGCGCTGCTCGCCGGGGACGCCGAACGGGCCGTCGCGCGCGTGCCGGAGGGGACGGGAGCCGTCTGGTACCGGGGCTGGATGATCCCCTCGGGTCACTACGCCGCACTGGACGCGGCCCTGCGCCGGCGCGGTGGCGAGCTGGCCGTCACCCCCGAGGCGTACCGCCGGGCGCACGAACTCCCCGGCTGGTACGAGACCTTCGCGGGCCTGACCCCGGTCAGCGGCTGGTTGCCGGCGGGGCCGGGGGAGGTCCCGGACCCGGAGGGGCTCGCGGCCCTCGCGGCGGGCCTGCCGCCGGGAGCCGCCGTCGTCAAGGACTACGTGAAGTCCCGCAAGCACGAGTGGGACGAGGCCTGCTACGCGCCCGACCTCGCCGACCCGGCCGCGCTGCACCGCGTCGTCGCCCGCTTCGTCGAACTGCAGGGGGAGTTCCTGGCCGGCGGGGTGGTGGTGCGGGCCTTCGAGCACTTCGTCACGCCGCGGGCGGCGGCCGCGGAGGTACGGGTGTGGTGGCGGGACGGAGCGCCCCGGCTGGTCACCGCCCACCCCGACAGCCCGGTCGCCGAGGTACCGGAAGCGCCGTTCGAACCGGCCCTCGAACCGGCCCTCGAACCGGTCCGGGCGGCCGTCGAGGCGCTCGGCTGCCCCTTCGTGACCACCGACCTCGCGCTGCGCGCGGACGGGGTCTGGCGGGTCGTCGAAGTAGGGGACGGGCAGGTCAGCGACCTCCACCGGGAGGCCGATCAGGCCGCGTTCGTCCGCCTCCTGACGGCCGATCAGGCACCGCTGCACGCACCGGCCCCGTCTGGTACAACACCGGCATGA
- a CDS encoding Crp/Fnr family transcriptional regulator has translation MSTPSPIRIAAVLSTEHRGRLMSQAREVNFPESARIFDEGTRADSFWIVRSGTVTLEIPVAGRRPAPVESLGPGELVGWSWLFPPYVWQLGAEAMTPVRAYEFDAATVRMLMDADPTFGSAIGHWVGRVLAMRLQQTRTRLLELYAPRLSSTA, from the coding sequence GTGAGCACACCTTCCCCCATCCGGATCGCCGCCGTCCTGTCCACCGAGCACCGTGGACGGCTGATGTCGCAGGCCCGTGAGGTGAACTTCCCGGAGAGCGCGCGCATCTTCGACGAGGGCACGCGGGCGGATTCCTTCTGGATCGTGCGTTCCGGCACCGTGACCCTGGAGATCCCCGTCGCCGGCCGCCGGCCCGCGCCCGTGGAGAGCCTCGGCCCCGGTGAGCTGGTGGGCTGGTCCTGGCTGTTCCCGCCGTACGTGTGGCAGCTCGGCGCGGAGGCGATGACACCGGTACGGGCGTACGAGTTCGACGCCGCGACCGTGCGGATGCTGATGGACGCCGATCCCACCTTCGGCTCCGCGATCGGGCACTGGGTCGGGCGCGTCCTCGCGATGCGCCTCCAGCAGACCCGCACCCGCCTGCTGGAGCTGTACGCACCCCGCCTCAGCAGCACCGCCTGA
- a CDS encoding MFS transporter, whose amino-acid sequence MSPHSPHSDSATGPRQHRTTTGDEGGDAGAHRPAVRWALAGLSLSVLLSSLGTGIAHVGLPTLAQVFSASFQEVQWIVLAYLLAVTTLVVGAGRLGDLVGRRRLLLAGILLFTAASVLCAAAPTLWLLVGARAAQGLGAAVMTALTLAFVGETVPKERTGSAMGLLGTMSAVGTALGPSLGGALLAASGWRALFLVNVPLGIAAFLLAHRHLPADRRERGVDRPRFDHLGTLLLALTLAAYALAMTLGGGRFGPLDTALLAAAACGAVLFVRAEARAASPLVQRSLLRDPVIGAGLASSALVSTVMMATLVVGPFYLSRTLGLGEAPVGLVLSVGPLVAAVTGMPAGRLTDRFGAQRMTLLGLQAMTAGAVILYLTPASLGVLGYVAPLAVVTAGYAVFQTANNTAVMADAGPGRRGVVSGMLGLSRNLGLVSGASLMGAVFAHGSATADIASAPAGTVAAGMRFTFLVAAALILVALAAVAAAGRVSGRPDPAGDGTAARPARGGWRRGW is encoded by the coding sequence ATGAGCCCACACAGTCCGCACAGTGATTCCGCCACCGGCCCCCGACAGCACCGCACCACCACCGGCGACGAGGGCGGGGACGCCGGCGCGCACCGGCCCGCGGTCCGGTGGGCGCTCGCCGGTCTCTCCCTCTCCGTGCTGCTCTCCTCGCTCGGCACCGGCATCGCCCATGTCGGCCTGCCGACCCTGGCGCAGGTGTTCTCCGCGTCGTTCCAGGAGGTCCAGTGGATCGTCCTGGCCTATCTCCTCGCCGTCACCACCCTGGTCGTCGGTGCCGGACGGCTCGGCGACCTCGTCGGCCGCCGGCGGCTGCTCCTGGCGGGAATCCTGCTGTTCACCGCGGCCTCGGTGCTGTGCGCCGCCGCACCCACGCTCTGGCTGCTGGTCGGCGCCCGGGCGGCCCAGGGCCTGGGAGCCGCCGTGATGACGGCCCTCACCCTGGCCTTCGTGGGTGAGACCGTCCCGAAGGAGCGGACGGGCAGCGCCATGGGGCTGCTCGGCACGATGTCCGCGGTGGGCACCGCCCTCGGTCCGTCGCTGGGCGGGGCCCTGCTCGCCGCGTCCGGCTGGCGGGCGCTGTTCCTCGTCAACGTGCCGCTGGGCATCGCGGCGTTCCTGCTCGCCCACCGCCATCTGCCCGCCGACCGGCGGGAACGCGGGGTGGACCGGCCCCGCTTCGACCACCTGGGGACGCTGCTGCTCGCGCTGACGCTCGCCGCCTACGCGCTCGCGATGACCCTCGGTGGCGGCCGCTTCGGCCCGCTCGACACGGCGCTGCTGGCGGCCGCCGCCTGCGGGGCCGTCCTCTTCGTGCGCGCCGAGGCGAGGGCGGCCTCCCCCTTGGTCCAGCGCTCGCTCCTGCGGGATCCGGTGATCGGTGCGGGCCTCGCCTCGAGCGCGCTCGTGTCGACGGTGATGATGGCGACGCTCGTGGTCGGGCCGTTCTACCTCTCCCGGACGCTCGGGCTCGGCGAGGCCCCGGTGGGGCTGGTCCTGTCGGTCGGTCCGCTGGTCGCCGCGGTGACCGGGATGCCCGCGGGGCGCCTCACGGACCGCTTCGGCGCGCAGCGCATGACCTTGCTCGGGCTCCAGGCGATGACGGCCGGTGCCGTCATCCTCTACCTGACGCCGGCTTCGCTCGGTGTCCTCGGGTACGTCGCCCCGCTCGCGGTCGTGACCGCGGGCTACGCGGTGTTCCAGACGGCCAACAACACCGCCGTCATGGCGGACGCCGGCCCCGGCCGGCGGGGCGTCGTCTCCGGCATGCTCGGCCTCTCGCGCAATCTCGGCCTCGTCAGCGGTGCGTCCCTCATGGGCGCCGTGTTCGCGCACGGGTCGGCGACCGCCGACATCGCCTCGGCGCCCGCCGGGACCGTGGCCGCCGGGATGCGGTTCACCTTCCTGGTCGCGGCGGCCTTGATCCTCGTCGCGCTCGCCGCCGTCGCCGCGGCGGGCCGGGTCAGCGGGCGTCCGGACCCGGCAGGGGACGGCACAGCAGCGCGGCCGGCGAGGGGCGGGTGGCGGCGCGGGTGGTGA
- a CDS encoding GNAT family N-acetyltransferase — translation MTGFEITGASAADMRLIRDWADEEGWNPGDSDRFAFAVADPEGFLVGRLDGEPVACISAVRYGGGFGFIGFYIARPAVRGQGYGIRLWHAGMERLDGRLVGLDGVVDQQANYRKSGFRWAWNNFRYEGVPQGDDDGAVEIVDAGTLPFGRLAAYDRRFFPAPRDAFLSAWTGLPGRTALAAVRDGRIEGLGVIRPSSAAHRIGPLYAATPAVAAALLRGLARHTPDGLVSVDVPDANPAAAALFERLGLVPAFETARMYTGPAPDLALTELFGVTSLELG, via the coding sequence ATGACGGGATTCGAGATCACCGGTGCGAGCGCCGCCGACATGAGGCTGATCCGCGACTGGGCCGACGAGGAGGGCTGGAATCCGGGGGACTCGGACCGGTTCGCCTTCGCGGTCGCCGACCCGGAGGGCTTCCTCGTCGGGCGGCTGGACGGCGAGCCGGTGGCCTGTATCTCCGCCGTGCGGTACGGCGGCGGCTTCGGCTTCATCGGCTTCTACATCGCCCGGCCGGCCGTCCGCGGCCAGGGGTACGGCATCCGGCTGTGGCACGCCGGGATGGAACGGCTCGACGGGCGGCTCGTGGGCCTGGACGGGGTCGTCGACCAGCAGGCCAACTACCGTAAATCAGGCTTCCGATGGGCCTGGAACAACTTCCGCTACGAGGGCGTCCCGCAGGGGGACGACGACGGCGCGGTCGAGATCGTGGACGCGGGCACCCTGCCCTTCGGCCGGCTCGCCGCCTACGACCGGCGGTTCTTCCCCGCGCCGCGGGACGCCTTCCTGTCGGCCTGGACCGGGCTGCCCGGCCGCACCGCGCTGGCCGCCGTCCGGGACGGCCGCATCGAGGGCCTCGGCGTGATCCGCCCCTCCAGTGCCGCCCACCGGATCGGCCCGCTCTACGCGGCCACCCCGGCGGTGGCGGCGGCCCTGCTGCGGGGGCTGGCCCGGCACACCCCCGACGGGCTGGTGTCCGTGGACGTACCGGACGCCAACCCGGCGGCCGCCGCGCTCTTCGAACGCCTCGGCCTGGTCCCGGCCTTCGAGACCGCCCGGATGTACACCGGTCCGGCCCCGGACCTCGCCCTGACGGAGCTCTTCGGGGTGACCAGCCTCGAACTGGGCTGA
- a CDS encoding SIR2 family NAD-dependent protein deacylase, translating into MGKPLVAVFSGAGMSTDSGIPDYRGPQGLWRQDPDAEKLVTYSYYMADPEIRRRSWLMRAEIGALGARPNAAHLAVAELERGGTPVRVITQNVDGLHQLAGMPDRKVFELHGSARSVVCTACHARSGMDEALARVAAGEPDPACLVCGGILKSATVMFGQRLDPEVLAQAVAVAKGCQVFIAVGSSLQVQPAASLAGMAAEAGARLIILNAEETPYDPLADEIVREPIGTALPALLTRLTAPRP; encoded by the coding sequence ATGGGGAAGCCACTTGTCGCAGTGTTCAGCGGGGCCGGGATGTCCACCGACTCCGGAATTCCGGACTACCGGGGGCCCCAGGGCCTGTGGCGGCAGGATCCCGACGCCGAGAAGCTCGTGACGTACTCGTACTACATGGCCGATCCGGAGATCCGGCGCCGCTCCTGGCTGATGCGCGCCGAGATCGGCGCGCTCGGAGCACGGCCGAACGCCGCGCACCTGGCCGTGGCGGAGCTGGAACGCGGTGGCACCCCGGTGCGGGTGATCACCCAGAACGTGGACGGGCTGCACCAGCTCGCCGGGATGCCCGACCGCAAGGTGTTCGAGCTGCACGGCAGCGCCCGGTCGGTGGTGTGCACGGCCTGCCACGCCCGGTCGGGCATGGACGAGGCGCTGGCCCGGGTGGCCGCCGGGGAGCCGGATCCCGCCTGCCTGGTGTGCGGCGGGATCCTCAAGTCGGCGACCGTGATGTTCGGCCAGCGGCTCGACCCCGAGGTGCTGGCGCAGGCGGTCGCCGTGGCCAAGGGATGCCAGGTGTTCATCGCCGTCGGGTCGAGCCTGCAGGTGCAGCCGGCCGCGTCGCTCGCCGGGATGGCCGCGGAGGCCGGAGCCCGGCTGATCATCTTGAACGCGGAGGAGACCCCGTACGACCCGCTGGCCGACGAGATCGTCCGCGAGCCGATCGGCACCGCCCTGCCGGCCCTGCTGACCAGACTCACCGCGCCCCGGCCCTGA
- a CDS encoding ABC transporter ATP-binding protein: protein MENDAIQLKDVTRVFGAGDRVVTALDRVSLDVPRGTFTAVMGPSGSGKSTLLQCAAGLDRPTSGSVRVGGTELGGLGETRLTLLRRDRIGFVFQAFNLLPALTAEQNVALPLRLAGRRPARAEVREVLARVGLGDRARHRPAQLSGGQQQRVALARALITRPEVLFGDEPTGALDSQTGREVLALLRAMVDTERQTVVMVTHDPVAASYADRVVFLADGRVNGELRGVGAQDIAARMTALEGAPC, encoded by the coding sequence ATGGAAAACGACGCGATCCAACTCAAGGACGTCACCCGGGTCTTCGGCGCGGGCGACCGGGTGGTCACCGCCCTCGACCGGGTGTCCCTCGACGTCCCCCGGGGCACCTTCACCGCCGTCATGGGCCCCTCCGGCTCCGGCAAGTCCACCCTGCTGCAGTGCGCGGCAGGACTGGACCGGCCCACCTCCGGCAGCGTGCGCGTGGGCGGCACCGAACTCGGCGGGCTCGGCGAGACCCGGCTGACCCTGCTGCGCCGCGACCGCATCGGCTTCGTCTTCCAGGCCTTCAACCTGCTGCCCGCCCTGACCGCCGAACAGAACGTCGCCCTGCCGCTGCGGCTGGCCGGCCGCCGCCCCGCCAGGGCCGAGGTCCGCGAAGTCCTGGCCCGGGTGGGCCTCGGCGACCGGGCCCGGCACCGGCCCGCGCAGCTGTCCGGCGGGCAGCAGCAGCGCGTGGCCCTGGCCCGCGCCCTGATCACCCGCCCCGAGGTGCTCTTCGGCGACGAACCCACCGGCGCCCTGGACTCGCAGACCGGCCGGGAGGTGCTCGCCCTGCTCCGGGCCATGGTCGACACCGAACGCCAGACCGTCGTCATGGTCACCCACGACCCCGTGGCCGCCTCGTACGCGGACCGCGTGGTCTTCCTCGCCGACGGCCGGGTGAACGGTGAACTCCGGGGCGTGGGCGCCCAGGACATCGCCGCCCGCATGACCGCGCTGGAGGGAGCGCCGTGCTGA
- a CDS encoding glycoside hydrolase family 5 protein has translation MKNLLRAVLCALLLVAGALSAPSAQPAHAAPQPAAATDPAVAWTPPLSTRGRYIVDAQGNRFRLRSGNWDGAQGSWNGSGDREDPATHHSGQNAHGIPIGLDRVPLTTLLADFRAAGLNSIRLPFSNEMLRDTTPVPDAAVAANPALRGRTPLQVYDAVVAGLTGAGFAVILNNHTVTTRWCCGLDGNERWNSGRSTAQWADDWVFLARRYRDNPRVVGADLYNEVRRDVFDDPNWGLGDNHDWHAAAQEAADRILTEANPNLLIVVEGINWYGLPVDGFPHGRPTLTPVRTLSHTLVTSNKLVYSAHFYGYTGPRHSGATGMGETHDPRYQDMTAAELEQTLYDQAFFVSAETGTHFTAPVWISEFGIGADESGAAPRAWFDRLTGYLTRSDADFAYWPLVGWSTTAQGTPGGDSWALLRYDATGRRSGVLDPGDWRTARWSPLSTTPGRTGPVPATTAWYQLTTDHRDHNASLRTRAAGDWDSGARKAVCPDGARLTGLAHTGGRGLCTSSDLRAPTGDHTAVRDERYVPAGGDWATGYTKFQCPAGQFLIGYSLRGERVSAALCAPARTGLPAGGRTVWFDRGDNRPAGGPGGEFAYGHYKGQCLPTEYAAGIAFTTRAATRPSPAALLCRPLPGPDAR, from the coding sequence ATGAAGAACCTCTTACGCGCGGTCCTCTGCGCCCTCCTGCTGGTGGCCGGCGCCCTGTCGGCGCCGTCCGCGCAGCCCGCCCACGCCGCCCCGCAGCCCGCGGCCGCCACGGACCCCGCCGTAGCCTGGACCCCGCCGCTGTCCACCCGCGGCCGGTACATCGTCGACGCGCAGGGCAACCGCTTCCGCCTGCGTTCGGGGAACTGGGACGGAGCCCAGGGATCCTGGAACGGCTCGGGCGACCGCGAGGACCCCGCCACGCACCACAGCGGGCAGAACGCCCACGGCATCCCGATCGGCCTGGACCGGGTACCCCTGACCACCCTGCTCGCCGACTTCCGGGCCGCGGGGCTCAACAGCATCCGGCTGCCCTTCTCCAACGAGATGCTGCGCGACACCACCCCCGTCCCGGACGCCGCCGTCGCCGCCAACCCGGCCCTGCGCGGCCGCACGCCCCTCCAGGTCTACGACGCCGTGGTCGCCGGCCTCACCGGCGCCGGCTTCGCCGTCATCCTCAACAACCACACCGTCACCACCCGTTGGTGCTGCGGCCTCGACGGCAACGAACGCTGGAACAGCGGCCGCTCCACCGCCCAGTGGGCCGACGACTGGGTCTTCCTCGCCCGCCGCTACCGCGACAACCCGCGCGTGGTGGGCGCCGATCTCTACAACGAGGTCCGCCGCGACGTCTTCGACGACCCCAACTGGGGCCTCGGCGACAACCACGACTGGCACGCCGCCGCCCAGGAGGCCGCCGACCGCATCCTCACCGAGGCCAACCCGAACCTGCTGATCGTCGTCGAGGGCATCAACTGGTACGGCCTGCCCGTGGACGGCTTCCCGCACGGCCGCCCCACCCTCACCCCCGTACGCACCCTCTCCCACACCCTGGTCACCTCGAACAAGCTGGTCTACTCGGCCCACTTCTACGGGTACACCGGCCCCCGGCACAGCGGTGCGACCGGCATGGGCGAGACGCACGACCCCCGCTACCAGGACATGACCGCCGCTGAGCTCGAACAGACCCTCTACGACCAGGCCTTCTTCGTGTCCGCGGAGACCGGCACGCACTTCACCGCCCCCGTCTGGATCAGCGAGTTCGGTATCGGGGCCGACGAGAGCGGCGCCGCCCCCCGCGCCTGGTTCGACCGCCTCACCGGGTACCTGACGCGCTCCGACGCCGACTTCGCGTACTGGCCCCTCGTCGGCTGGAGCACCACCGCCCAGGGCACCCCCGGCGGCGACAGCTGGGCGCTCCTGCGCTACGACGCGACCGGCCGCCGCTCCGGCGTCCTGGACCCGGGGGACTGGCGCACCGCCCGCTGGTCCCCGCTCAGCACCACCCCCGGCCGCACCGGACCGGTCCCCGCCACCACCGCCTGGTACCAGCTGACCACGGACCACCGCGACCACAACGCCTCGCTGCGCACCCGGGCCGCCGGGGACTGGGACAGCGGCGCCCGCAAGGCGGTCTGCCCCGACGGGGCCCGTCTCACCGGGCTCGCCCACACCGGTGGCCGCGGCCTGTGCACCAGCTCCGACCTGCGCGCCCCGACGGGCGACCACACCGCGGTCCGAGACGAGAGGTACGTCCCGGCGGGCGGCGACTGGGCCACCGGCTACACCAAGTTCCAGTGCCCGGCCGGCCAGTTCCTGATCGGCTACAGCCTGCGCGGCGAGCGGGTCTCGGCGGCGCTGTGCGCCCCGGCCCGTACGGGGCTTCCCGCAGGCGGCCGGACGGTGTGGTTCGACCGGGGCGACAACCGCCCGGCGGGCGGCCCCGGCGGCGAGTTCGCCTACGGGCACTACAAGGGCCAGTGCCTGCCCACCGAGTACGCGGCGGGCATCGCCTTCACCACCCGCGCCGCCACCCGCCCCTCGCCGGCCGCGCTGCTGTGCCGTCCCCTGCCGGGTCCGGACGCCCGCTGA
- a CDS encoding VOC family protein, which yields MSGNGFTTCLWFDGNAEAAADHYLSVFKDGKIGRIGRYTEAGPGEAGSVMVVEFEINGQQFIGLNGGPQFPFTEAISFQIRCSDEAEADYYWDALTGDGGEEGVCGWVKDKFGVSWQVIPPGAIDLIADPDPGRAARATAAMMRMKKLDVAEMRRAADAP from the coding sequence ATGAGCGGCAACGGATTCACCACGTGTCTGTGGTTCGACGGCAACGCGGAAGCGGCCGCCGACCACTACCTGTCCGTCTTCAAGGACGGCAAGATCGGCCGGATCGGCCGGTACACGGAGGCGGGGCCCGGGGAGGCCGGCTCCGTGATGGTCGTGGAGTTCGAGATCAACGGCCAGCAGTTCATCGGCCTCAACGGCGGCCCGCAGTTCCCCTTCACCGAGGCGATCTCCTTCCAGATCCGCTGCTCCGACGAGGCCGAGGCGGACTACTACTGGGACGCGCTGACCGGCGACGGCGGCGAGGAGGGCGTCTGCGGCTGGGTCAAGGACAAGTTCGGTGTGTCCTGGCAGGTCATCCCGCCGGGAGCCATCGACCTGATCGCCGACCCGGACCCCGGGCGGGCCGCCCGGGCCACCGCCGCCATGATGCGGATGAAGAAGCTGGACGTGGCGGAAATGCGCCGGGCGGCGGACGCCCCCTAG
- a CDS encoding SSI family serine proteinase inhibitor: MRSIAKGLGLGSAAMALTALTALAWPGTAGAAPTGTASLYAPSALVLSVTAGPDAETGTVLRAVTLVCSPTPGGTHPNPAAACAELRANGSQLDPLAAPAADAVCTREWNPMTVTAVGVWQGRRLSYSYTFANPCGLRHTSGTLFGF; this comes from the coding sequence ATGCGGTCCATCGCAAAGGGTCTCGGGCTCGGTTCCGCCGCCATGGCGCTCACCGCGCTCACCGCGCTGGCCTGGCCGGGTACGGCCGGAGCCGCACCGACCGGTACGGCGAGCCTGTACGCGCCGTCCGCGCTGGTGCTCAGCGTGACGGCCGGGCCCGATGCCGAAACGGGCACGGTCCTGCGCGCGGTGACCCTCGTCTGCTCGCCCACGCCGGGCGGGACGCACCCGAACCCGGCCGCGGCGTGCGCCGAGTTACGTGCGAACGGCTCGCAGCTCGACCCGCTCGCCGCACCGGCCGCCGACGCGGTCTGTACCAGGGAGTGGAACCCGATGACGGTGACGGCCGTCGGGGTGTGGCAGGGCCGTCGGCTCAGCTACTCGTACACCTTCGCCAATCCGTGCGGCCTGCGGCACACCTCCGGCACGCTGTTCGGTTTCTGA